TTGCTTTATTGTAGTAAGTTTCATTTGCCCAGCCCCTAGTGGGAAGAGGGCTGGTATTCTTTAGGAAAGTTTAAACTATGTTAATGGATCAAAGTACAAGCAAAACTACGACTTCCACCATAGGACTCGGCGGCAAGCCGAGTTTTTCTAATCTTTCAAGATCTCTACATAACCTTGATCTCCATCGAGTCTAATCAATTGTCCCGTTTGGATTTTTAGGGTTGCTTCATCAATTCCAACCACTGCAGGTATGCCGTACTCACGGGCTACGACGGATCCGTGGGTCATCAAACCGCCTACTTCTGTTATCAATCCTTTGGCCGACTGGAATAATGGTGTCCAGCCGGGATCGGTATGCGGAGCCACCAGAATTTCTCCTTCATGAAGTTCAGCTTCTTCTGGTTTTAGTACGATTCTAGCTTTGCCCTCGATAATACCGGAAGACACGGGGCTGCCTATAAGGGATCCGGCTGGGAAATGTCCTGTTTTAGGAACTATTACGCTTTCTCCTTCATTTGTCAAAACCCTCGGAGGCTTCAATGTTTTATGCCATTCATATGTTGCTTTACGTTCGACGATCAATTGGGACACATCTTCACTCAGCTGACCCTTTGTGAGTTGAATGAATTCGTCAAGAGTAAGGAAATACACATCTTCCGGTTGAGAAAGAGTACCATTTTGCACGTATTCTTTCGCTTCAGCTATAATAGCCTTTTTGCATTCATCGAGTATTAAGGTTAATAAATATTTATGATGTTCTCGCAGACCTCCGTAATTCCGATATACCTTAATGAAACGTTTAACAAGCTTGGCTTTTATTCGATTACCTTTTAGGTAATATAAGATTCGTTGTTCAGCTTCTTTCGCTTCTTTATCACCATGAATAAATTTCCGGCGATGGACGCCTGGTTTGACACTTCGCATATGACCGAGAATTGCCGGAACCAGCTGGGTAGGAGCTTCACGCCAGCGTGGTCTAGTTATGTCTATTTCGCCCGCACATCTTGAACCGTAGGTAGTGATAAATTTCTCAAAGGTCTTTTGAAACCATTTTCCGCCGTGTACATTTTTCAGCTCTTCATAAAACGTTTCATCATCGACTTTCTTTAAATATTCTTTTACTTCAGGAAAGCCGCGAACTGTATCAGCTAAATCACCAATTTTAAGTCCCATTTCACTAGTGACATTGCCAGGCAGGGATTTATTTATAAAACGAAGTTCCTTGTCATTCCCAAGCCAGCGAATAAACATTTTCTCTAACAATATGGATGAGATGACAAATGATGCTGCGTAATGAAAGATATTCGGAAACACAGCTTTGAAAAAACCGTTTAATTGAGTTTGTACCGTCTCTAAGCGACGAGCACCGCTAACATTCTGCAGCGACTTCCGCGTATCTGTCGTCATTCTCTTTATAAACGCTTCAACATTATATATTGCTAATGCAGGGTCACGCTTAAAAAGATTTTGCCCTATCTTGTATAAAAGAGGACAAAAAGTTTTACATAATGATTTTAAAGAAACTCGCTTGGAAGTTACTTTTAAAAATTCAGGTCGCTCCATCACTTCTTGAATAGCTCTGCTTGCTGCTTCATCCATATTTTTAAAAAAAGCGGGAAAGACACGCCGTCCTATTCGATGACGAAGGATTTCTGAAACATCCACATATAATCGCCCGCCTGCTTCCCAGGTATATTGCGCTGGTATCGGCATGATGGTTTTTAACACAGATAGTCCCAGCGGTTTCACCGCATCGGTCATCATTTGGAAGTGACCGAAAGAATAGAGGATACGCATTGATTCTTGTGGAATATCCGGCAGAGGATAAAGCGTTGTGATCGGCCTGCTTTGCACCACATAAAATTTCCCCATTTCTACACAGAATTCAATATCTTGAGGAGCACCAAAGTGTTTTTCAATTTGTTTTCCGATCTTGGCTGCCATTTGAATGTACTCATCTGACAACGTTTGTTGTTTCTGCTGGTCTTGGGGCAAATCTTTGCTGATTGTTCCGCCTTCAGGCAAAGCAAAGACAGCTTTTTTCTTAACGGATATATTTTTATGGATGATTTTATCTTCTTTTACTTTATACAAATCCGCTGATACTAGGCCGGAAACAATTGCTTCTCCTAGTCCAAAGCTGGCATCAATGGAGACTACCCTGCGATTTCCACTCGATGGATCGGCAGTGAACATAATACCTGAAATTTCTGGACTCACCATTTTTTGTACAACCACGGACAAATAGACGTGATAATGATCAAATCCATTTTTCGTCCGATAAGCGATGGCACGGTCTGTAAACAAGGAAGCCCAGCATTTACGGATATGCTTGAGCAGTTCATCCTCCCCGCGAATGTTGAGGTAAGTGTCTTGCTGTCCGGCGAAAGACGCATTCGGCAAATCTTCAGCTGTAGCGCTAGAACGAATTGCATAAGAGTTATCCATTCCTGCAGATTTCCATGCAGCAACTATTTCATCTTTCAAATGGCCGGGGATGTTTAGTTGATGCAAATGGCTGCGGATACGTTTACCTGTCTCTCTTAATTGTTCTGAATCGTGTCGGTCCAGTTTGTTCAAGGACTCTAGATACTCATTGATCTTATTACTTGTGGCAATAAAATCTTTATAAGCTGCAGTAGATATGCAAAAGCCGTCGGGTACAGGAAAACCAGCGTGGCTCAGCTCTCCTAAATTTGCACCCTTTCCACCAACATATGGAAGGCTGGAACGATTCACTTGATTAAAAAATAAAACACGAGATGTCATAGGGTATCTCTCCTTCTTTCAACCTCGTTTTCCTATTAGACGTTCTGATCGTTTTGAATACCCTCGGAATCGGAAACGGTGATAAAACCGCAAAAACAGCATGCTCCATAGAACAGTAAAGATAAATCCCATTTCTTCTCCGTTCCCAAAAAACATAATATTTGTTAGCCCCAAGACAGAAAATCATTATTAAAACCCCTTCATCATTTAATGGACATATTGTTGATTAATGATCTTATTGATTATTATAATGATGGAGAAGAACATTACAATATTCAATAATAAGCTCACCGTTTATTACTCAACGTTTTATGTAAAAATGTTGTGTTTTTATAAAAAATCACATGAATGAAGAACGAAATAGAGGAGTTTTTATGGCTGAGAAAATGGATCGCAGAAAAGCGAGGACGAAAAAAATGCTGCGGGCAGCCTTATTGGAGTTAATGGAAGAAAAAGGAGTAAAAGGGGTGACAGTCAGTGAATTGACCAGCCGAGCAGATCTTAATAGAGGAACTTTCTATTTACATTTTCAGGATATAGATGACTATATGGAGCAATCTCAGGATGAGTTTTTCCAGACATTGCAGGATAAGATGAAGGAAGTCAATATTTTAGAATTCAATAATGCTCAAGATCAACCTTATTCGGAATTAATTTCCATACTTGAATTCATAAAAAACCAAGCTGATTTTCTTCACGTACTTTTTGGCCCAAAAGGGGACCCCTCCTTTGTTGTTAAATGGAACAGTTTATGCAAGAACAAGTGTCCAATAAGCTTTCTGCCTTACAGATTGACGAAGAACAAATGCTAGTACCTCGTGATTATTTGATTACGTTTGTTATTTCTGCTCAGCTAGGTATTATTCAACATTGGATAGAGACCGACTTGCAGCGTTCTCCAGAGGAGGTTGCTGCAATTATCACTCGTATTGCCAGTCGGGGACCGCTCGGTGCGATAAGCATAGAAGAACAAGAGCTACAGGGTAAAAAAAGTAGAAAGAATACTGAAGAGGACAAATCAGCGAAAAATGCTCGTTTCGGCTAATGAAACAAAAGAAAGAGAAAGGATGTTGGTATCGGAAAAAGTTTAATCTTATTCAAAAATGAAAAAGAGGGGTTTGAATATGTTTAAAGACATTTAAAATGACTGGAAAAAGACGAAAAGTTTCCAAACGATAAATAAAAACAGCATATAGCCGAAAAAAGAATAAGCATGATTCCAATCAGCGTCATGTATAAACCACCCTAATTGTTCGGACAATTGTTCAATAATACATATAACCATACTGATATGAACGATAATCACCCAGCGAACAGGGGAAGAAACTCGGCTTGCTGCAAATAAAAAGAAAACAGTGAATAAAGGCAGGAGTAATAAAGTAAATCCAATATTAATCGTAAATATTTCAGGAAAGAGTCTGACTGGAAAATGATAGAATTTTATTCCTACAAAAAGTAAATCTAAATAAGTCCCAACCAGGGAAGCAAACAGGGCTGTTGTGATATAGCTATAAATATCATTCCTCCCGTTTAAGAAAGATTGCTTTTTTTGCAATAATAGTTGTTTCGATTTTTTCGATGGTTTTACAATAATTATCATTAATATCCCCGCCAGCGAATTTTTCGTCTTCCACTAAATAATTAATTATTCTCCAATCATCAAACCAATCGCCCTTTTCCGCTTCAGGATGATCAATATTTTTCCAGGCAAATTGCAATGGAGGGCTGTAAATACGAGGTGCCCCTTTTAATAGCTGGCATTCTTTAGTTCTTCGCCGGTAATGATGACCTGGAAGCATTTCGTTTACGTGATGAAAGAGATGATCCCAATAATCTTTTCGTGAACCGGTATGAGGATGACGATTAGCCCAAAGTAAAACACTTTTTAGGATAGTAGGTGTTTGCTGAAAAAGCAGAGAATACAACCGTTTGCCTAACAATATCCGCTCATGAAGAGAAGAAAACTGGTATAGTGTATCTCCTATTAATTCTGGTTTATCTGTCGTTGTATTTTTATAAAAGGGAAAAATGATATGATTAAAACGCAAAAAATCATACAGCTTAAATCCTATGGTGTTTAATACAGTTTTCTTGAAATGAGGGTGCTTTATCACTCTTTTTTCTAAATAACTTTGTTCGTTAATCACCGTAGCAATTGCTAAAAGAGAGCAGTCGCCATACTGCCAAAAATAATTCCATATCGTTTCCATAAATATAGAAACATCCAAATATGGGAGCAAATAAAAAAGATTTTTATTGACGTTTTTACTATGCCTATATAGTAAAAACTGCGGATATACATCTTGAAATATTAACCAGTTTCCTCGTTCTAAAAATAAAAAGAAATTTTCCTGTTCTTTTTCAGATAGAAGTCTTGTGAGAAGATCCCCTTTTAAATCTGTCATATACCAGCCCCCGTTTCGGGATACCATATGACCTAATAAAGCCCAATGGATTTCAGGGTACTGAAGAAAAAAGTCAAAATAGGCCTGCGTACGAGTAACATTATTTATATTCCATTTCTGCGTAGTTTTTTTAATATCTTTTAATAGTTTTCTTTCACCGTAGGTTAGATTGTGTTCTGGAAAAGAGCTTGGTTTATTTTTGTTTTTCTTCTGTAATTCTTCTTTTATTTTAATATAAGATTGTTTCGTTATTTTCTTATTGTTTGACCAGCTGATCTTCATCAATTACCCTTCCTTCCCGTCCTGGAATATCCTTGTGTAGAAAGGAATAAGGATGTAAAAAGTGTTTTTAATAAGAGAGGGTTAGCGATTAATGAATCAATTAGAAGCGGAAGTAAATCGGCTGGTAAACATTTTGATAAGCGAGCAAAATCTAGACGGCTCTTGGTCCTACCCATTTGAAACAGGTATTTCAACCGATTGTTATATGATCATCTTATTACGCACGTTAGAAATAAATGATGAAGATTTTATTTACGAGCTGGTACGTAGAATTCTAAATAAGCAAGAAAAAAATGGATCATGGAAGTTATTTTATGATGAGGAAAAAGGGAATATATCGGCAACCGTTGAAGCATATTATGCTTTACTGTACTCAGGTTATCTAACAAAAAGCGATCCGGGGATGCGCGGTGCAAAAAAGTTTATTTTAAAAAACGGTGGTTTAAATGAAATCAATATGTTCACCAAAGTTATGTTAGCATTAACGGGTCAGTATAAATGGCCGAGTTATTTTCCGATGCCAGTGGAATTGCTGCTTTTGCCTACTTCTTTTCCAGTCAACTTTTTTGACTTTTCTGTGTATGCAAGAGTGAATCTACTTCCGATATTAATAGCTGCTGATTATACATTTAGTATAAAGACAGCACGGACTCCGGATCTATCCAATTTATTTTTAAATAGAAATGTTGATGGATGGGAAAGAGAATTACATGATTTACGGTCCTTTCTTTCTCCTATTCAACAAGGAATAAATAGGCTGATAGGGTATCCGAACGAGCTTCATCAGTTAGCTTTAGAACGCGCTGAGCAGTATATGCTGCAGCGAATAGAAGCAGATGGAACATTTTATAGTTATTTTAGTTCTACCTTTCTAATGATTTTTGCTTTAATGGCAAGGGGCTATGCGAAGCAGCATCCTGTTATCAAGAAAGCTGTTCAAGGACTGAAATCGTATCAGACCAGTATAAATAATTACACTCATATACAGTTCACAACCGCAAATGTTTGGAATACAGCTTTAATAAGCTATGGGTTACAAGAAGCAGAAATTTCTTCTTCATCGGAAACGATTCAAAAGGCCAACCAGTACTTACTGTCGAGGCAGCATTTTTTATATGGTGACTGGGCTGTTCATAATCAAAACGTGTTACCTGGAGGGTGGGGGTTTTCTGACATAAATACCATCAATCCTGATATAGATGATACAACTGCTTCTTTAAGATCTTTGCAATCCCTTATTATAAACGAACCCATTTATTATCAAACGTGGGATCGAGCTGTTCATTGGCTTTTATCCATGCAAAATAATGACGGAGGATGGCCTGCGTTTGAGAAAAATGTGAATAAGTCTATTCTTCAATGGCTTCCGGTTGAAGGGGGAGGGAAAATGATACTAGACCCTTCGACTGCGGATTTAACAGGGAGAACATTGGAGTTCTTAGGGAATTTCACCCATGCAGATCATTACTATCCTTTTGTAAAAAAGGGTGTGGATTGGCTCTTTCAAGATCAGAAAAAGGATGGGTCATGGTACGGCAGATGGGGCATTTGTTATATATATGGAACATGGGCAGCTATCACAGGATTAATAGCTGTAAATGTACGTAAAGACCATCCGTCTATTCAAAAAGCGGTCAAATGGCTATACAATATTCAAAATAAAGACGGCGGTTGGGGAGAGTCGTGTAAAAGTGACGCAGAGAAAAGATATGTTCCATTACAGGAAAGCACTCGCACTCACACCGCATGGGCGCTGGATGCACTTCTCGCAGCAGAAAAGGAAGAGACACCCGGCATAAAGCAGGGGATTCATTTTTTGTTAGAGACATCTGAGAAAAATAATTGGACAACAACGTATCCAAAAGGGCAGGGTCTCCCCGGAGGATTTTATATTCATTACCATAGTTACGAACATCTTTTCCCTTTAATCGCACTGAGTCATTATCAGAAAAAGTTTAATCCGGAACTATTTAAATAATTTTTTAAGGATTTTGTAATTAGAGGTTGGTATAAAATAAAAGGGGCAGTACAAAATAGGGAAAACAAAAATCTTGGAAGTGATGGGGTTGAAAAAACAAAAAAATATTGTAATATCCATAGTACTCTCAATTTTTGTTTTGAACAGCCCCCTGGCGGTGCATGCTTTTGAATCACAAGAGGTAGATAAGATGCAACCATCAATGCTTCCTCACTCTCCATTTGCCTATATCATACGGGAGCATTATTATGGTGAAATGCTTTCGTGGAAAGACGTTCGACCACTGTTGCCTCGTAAAGCAAAATTTCAGGTCATTGATCTAGAAACCGGGATAAGTTTTCAAGTACAAAAGCGTGCCGGTAATCAACACGCTGATGTACAGCCTTTAACAAGAAACGATACTCAAATCATGAAAGAAATTTATGAAGATAAGTGGAGCTGGAAAAGAAGGGCCATTCTTGTAAACATTGATGATCGTTTTATTGCCGCTTCTATGCATGGAATGCCTCACGGAGGAGGGGCATTATCAAATGGGTTTCCAGGCCATTTTTGTATTCACTTTGCAGGAAGTATGACCCACCGCACGAAAAACACAGATCCAACTCATCAACTGATGGTTTTAAAAGCGGCAGGAAAACTAGAAGAATACCGTGATCAGATGGATCCATATGAAGTAGCCGATCTTTTTCTTACAGCGATTAACCAAAGTGATCTGTATTTGTTACAGATCACTCTAGCTCAACCTTATAGGGAACATGCAGCAACTATTTTAGAGCGCTTCAATCAGATTGGGGTGGCTGCAAAAGACTCACCTTATAAAAAGATAGATCAACTGCCTGTCATAGCATTGGAATTACCTGTCGAACTTCAATATCATGACCCGAGACAGGGGAAGAAGAGAAAATCAGTTACTCTTACCCTTATCCGGGATGGCTTAACAAATCGTTGGGAGATTTATTCTAAGGAATTTTTTGACCTAAAATAACTTAGTTTTGAAAAAACAGGTAGAAATGTTAGAAGTCAGTGTGAAAACTAGAGTTTACATTGAAATAAAAGTTAAGCTCTAAAAAACATATTAAAAACCAAATCAAAAAAGTCGGTTCTGTCCTTTTATAGAACCGGCTTTGTTATGTTTAATTGGGAATCCACTTCTATATATGAGAGAAGAGTATCGATAATGATTGTTAAAAGTTACTGACTATCGTCGTTTAAGGTAGTACCAACAACAAAAAACAACTTTTATTACCACATTTTGGGTATTAATTGATATTACATATTTAATACTATTTTGAGTCATTCTAATAGCTGTAATAAAAATACAGCTAGGAGGATTTATATGACAGTAGCAAGTGATTTAAAAACAACTGTAGCTAATTTGAAGAGTGCTCAAGCCAGCTTAGAATCGTTTGCTTTGGCAACGGAAAATGAACAAGCGAAACAAATGTTCCAAAATGCTGCCCAACAAACTCAACAACTGGTGGATACCGTTTCTCCGCGTGTTCAACAAATTGAACAAGAAGAACCTCAGTATAAACAGTAATGTAGAGGAAAGAAAGGTTGGAAAACTCAACCTTTCTTTCCTTTTAATCCTAAATGATAAGAAGATGATAAAACGAAAAGAGTGTTGTACATGAAAACCCTAAACTTTTTGCTTTTAATTATACTTGTACTAAGCTTTGGCTCAGGATGCACCGAAAACCAAGATCAACTTAGTGATAATGGAGAGCCGACAAAGATAAACACAACAAAACCTAAAGATCAATCTCTTTCTAACCAGGTGAAGGAATTTGTCATTGAAAAGGATGAAATAACAGATGTCAAAGCTGTAAATACTGAGAATGAGCTTTTGCTTGCTATAAAAGTTGGACAGTTTGAACGTTTCCAAATCAAAAGCATTGAGGAAGAAGTTAAATCAGATCTTGAGAAAAAATATCCAAATAAAACAGTAGATGTATCTATCGATCAAAAAATTATTTGGGAGCTGGGAGCACTTGAGGATAAATTGCAGAAAGATGAGATAAAAGTGAAAGAATTAAAGGAAGACATTAAGAGGATTAAAGATCTTATGAAAGAAAAAACATAGTGGACTGGAGGTCAAACCATGGCCAACAATAAAAAGAAGAATTTAACTCCTGTTCAACAGGAATATCAAACATTTGAAAATGAGCGAGAAACAAAAAGACCTCTGATGGGAAACTGTATTAAAGCGTTTTTAACTGGAGGTGTCATTTGTTTAATTGGCCAGGGGGTGCAAACTCTATACATTTATTTTTTTAACTTCACAGAAGAAACAGCAGATAATCCAACAGTGGCAACGATGATTTTTATTGCTTTACTGCTTACAGGATTTGGTTTTTATGATCGTATTTCTCAATTTGGAGGAGCTGGTTCCGCGGTCCCAGTTACCGGATTTGGAAACGCGGTTATCTCCGCTGCCATTGAACATCGATCAGAAGGGTTTGTGTTAGGTGTAGGTCCTAATATGTTTAAATTAGCTGGTTCCGTCATCTTATTTGGAACGTTTGCCGCTTTTGTCGTAGCAACGATCAAAACGATTCTTATACAGTGGGGTGGATTTTAATGTTAAGCGGACATCGCACGTGGATTTTTGATCAAAAGCCTAAAATCACTTCTACTGGAACGATAGGCGGACCTTTTGAAGCAAAGGGAATGTTGGCAGAAGACTTTGATTTCCTCCATTCTGATTTATGGTTAAAAGAAGATTCCTATGAAAAAGCACATAAGGTTTTATTAGAAGAAGCGTGTGAACGAGCAATAAAAAAAGCAGGTCTTCAAAAGGAGCAAATTCAATTTTTTTTAGCAGGCGATCTGATAAACCAAATAACACCTACAAGTTTTGCCGCTGAAACCCTTGGTGCCCCGTATTTCGGATTGTTTGGTGCTTGCTCCACATCGATGGAAGGACTGGCTCTTGCAGCCTATATTGTGAACACAGGAGGGGCTAATTATATTTTAACTGGAGCTTCCAGTCACAATACAGCAGTAGAAAAACAATTTAGATATCCAACGGAATATGGGGATCAAAAGCCGCCCACCGCCCAGTGGACCGTTACAGGAGCCGGAGTTGGATTAGTAAGTGATAAAGGAGAGGGTCCCTCTATTACATCTACTACGATTGGTCGAGTTGTAAATATGGGGATGACTGATCCCTACAATATGGGTGGAGCAATGGCTCCTGCTGCTGTAGATACAATTGAAACCCATTTAAAGGAACGGAATATTAATCCTTCTTATTATGATTTGATTGTGACAGGGGATCTTGGACACATAGGGAGAGAAGTATCTTTTGATCTGCTTAAAAAACATGGGGTGCCTATACAGGAGGAAAATTATCAGGACTGTGGACTTATGATTTACCGAGAAGGACAGCCTGTTTTATCAGGAGCGAGCGGAGCAGCTTGTTCGGCAGCCGTTGTTTATGGTCATTTGTTAAATCGTATGAAGAAAGGGGATTTAAAAAGAATGTTAGTAGTAGCGACAGGAGCTTTATTATCTCCTTTAACAGTCCAGCAAAACGAAACTATTCCATGCATTGCCCATGCCGTTTCCATTGAACATGGAGGTGATTTAAAGAAATGATATTTTTTTGGGCTTTTGTAGTTGGTGGATTAATTTGTGTAATAGGCCAAATTATGTTCGATGTATTCAAATTAACACCGGCCCATACTTTAAGCACCTTCGTTGTTCTCGGCGCGATTCTCGATGGATTTGGTTTATACGAACCTCTTATTGCGTTTGCGGGTGCTGGAGCTTCGATACCTATCTCAAGCTTTGGTAATGCTCTTGTCCATGGGGCGATGGCAGAAGCAGAACAACACGGATTAGTAGGCGTTGTTACTGGAATGTTCGAAGTAACAAGTTCTGGTATTTCCGCCGCTATTATCTTTGGCATGATAGGAGCATTAATTTTTAAACCAAAAGGATAAGGAGGAAGGTTTCGTGACAGTAGGTTCTGATGTAAAACAATGTCTTTCAAGTATTAAAAACGTTAAAAATAGTTTAGCTAGTTTAGAGTTACGAACAGAGGATGAGTATGCAAAACAAACCTTCCAAGAAACGATAACAATCATGGAGGAGATAATGGATGACTTGAAAAAAAGGGTTGGCCGATTGGAACTGGAAGAAGATCAATATAGAGGTTTTTAGTCTAGCCGAATATTTAACATAAGAAGGGGGTCATACAGTGCCAGATTGGTTAGATATTGTTGTCCGGTCGTTAATCTTTTTAGTTATCCTTTTTATAATCACAAAAATAGTAGGAAAAAAACAACTTTCCCAACTTTCCTTTTTTGAATATGTTAGTGGTTTTACGATTGGTAGCATAGGGTCAGAAGTAATCATGAATCTTGATCTTAAGGTTATGCATGGGATTATAGGTATTGTAATTTTTGGAGTAATGCCGTTTGTGGCAGGTTATATTTCATTGAAAAGCAAGAAATTTCGGGATGTTATGGAAGGGAAAGGAACCGTTTTTATTAAGAATGGGAAAGTAATGGAAGAAAATTTGAAAAAGGAAAAATATACGATTGATGAACTGATGCAGTTACTGCGAACGAAAGATGTTTTCCAAATTTCCGATGTGGAATTTGCTGTGTTAGAAGCTAATGGAGAATTAAATGTGTTATTAAAGAAAGAAAATCAACCTTTAACAGCAAAAGATTTTGGAGTTAAAGTTCCCTCCTTTAAGGAACCGCAAACCGTCATAATGGATGGCGAAATTTTAGATGAACCATTATCTACTGTTGGTCAAAATCGAAATTGGTTAAAAACCGAATTAGAAAAGTTGGGTGTAACGATCGAAAACGTTTTTCTCGGTCAGGTGGATTCTTTTGGACAGTTATCTGTAGATCTTTTCGATGATAAACTTAAAGTTGCTGAACCTGTAGAAAAACCATTAATCCTCGCAACGATGAAAAAATGTCAGGCGGATTTAGAACTGTTTGCTCTTGCGACAAATGTAGAAGAAGCAAAGCAGATGTATAGTAAAAACAGCAAGAAATTAGACAAAGCCATAAATAAAGTGACTCCTCTATTAAGAGAATAAGATAAATTTATATCTAACATAGAGGAGTGGTTCCTTTGTCGTATCATAATATATTTTTTCTTGTAATATACAGATTAGCTTTGTACTGTTCGACTATTAACAGGCCTGCATTTTGCTTATGGTGTAAAAACAACTTTCATTGTGTTTTGTTTTTTCTTATTAGAGGCGGTAGAGATTGCTTCCCGATAACGTTCCAACGGAAAATAATGGGTGATGAGTGGTTCAAGGTTCACTTTCTTTTGAGCCATCAAATCTACCGCAATTTGTAACGTTCTTTTTTGTTCGCCATTGTACACATCCGTACCATAAGCGAAACTTCCTTTGATTTCTAGTTCATTCAGCCAGATCATCGTCATATCAAGGTTATCCACAAAACTTGCTAATCCTAATAAAACAACTTTTCCTCCTTTTCTGGCAAAACGAAGTGCATCATGTAAACTTTTACGATTACCTACACATTCGTAAACAATATCTGCCCCTCCATGGACAA
This DNA window, taken from Alteribacillus bidgolensis, encodes the following:
- a CDS encoding phosphoenolpyruvate synthase, with product MTSRVLFFNQVNRSSLPYVGGKGANLGELSHAGFPVPDGFCISTAAYKDFIATSNKINEYLESLNKLDRHDSEQLRETGKRIRSHLHQLNIPGHLKDEIVAAWKSAGMDNSYAIRSSATAEDLPNASFAGQQDTYLNIRGEDELLKHIRKCWASLFTDRAIAYRTKNGFDHYHVYLSVVVQKMVSPEISGIMFTADPSSGNRRVVSIDASFGLGEAIVSGLVSADLYKVKEDKIIHKNISVKKKAVFALPEGGTISKDLPQDQQKQQTLSDEYIQMAAKIGKQIEKHFGAPQDIEFCVEMGKFYVVQSRPITTLYPLPDIPQESMRILYSFGHFQMMTDAVKPLGLSVLKTIMPIPAQYTWEAGGRLYVDVSEILRHRIGRRVFPAFFKNMDEAASRAIQEVMERPEFLKVTSKRVSLKSLCKTFCPLLYKIGQNLFKRDPALAIYNVEAFIKRMTTDTRKSLQNVSGARRLETVQTQLNGFFKAVFPNIFHYAASFVISSILLEKMFIRWLGNDKELRFINKSLPGNVTSEMGLKIGDLADTVRGFPEVKEYLKKVDDETFYEELKNVHGGKWFQKTFEKFITTYGSRCAGEIDITRPRWREAPTQLVPAILGHMRSVKPGVHRRKFIHGDKEAKEAEQRILYYLKGNRIKAKLVKRFIKVYRNYGGLREHHKYLLTLILDECKKAIIAEAKEYVQNGTLSQPEDVYFLTLDEFIQLTKGQLSEDVSQLIVERKATYEWHKTLKPPRVLTNEGESVIVPKTGHFPAGSLIGSPVSSGIIEGKARIVLKPEEAELHEGEILVAPHTDPGWTPLFQSAKGLITEVGGLMTHGSVVAREYGIPAVVGIDEATLKIQTGQLIRLDGDQGYVEILKD
- a CDS encoding TetR/AcrR family transcriptional regulator; amino-acid sequence: MAEKMDRRKARTKKMLRAALLELMEEKGVKGVTVSELTSRADLNRGTFYLHFQDIDDYMEQSQDEFFQTLQDKMKEVNILEFNNAQDQPYSELISILEFIKNQADFLHVLFGPKGDPSFVVKWNSLCKNKCPISFLPYRLTKNKC
- a CDS encoding TetR-like C-terminal domain-containing protein, with product MQEQVSNKLSALQIDEEQMLVPRDYLITFVISAQLGIIQHWIETDLQRSPEEVAAIITRIASRGPLGAISIEEQELQGKKSRKNTEEDKSAKNARFG
- a CDS encoding CBO0543 family protein; protein product: MIIIVKPSKKSKQLLLQKKQSFLNGRNDIYSYITTALFASLVGTYLDLLFVGIKFYHFPVRLFPEIFTINIGFTLLLLPLFTVFFLFAASRVSSPVRWVIIVHISMVICIIEQLSEQLGWFIHDADWNHAYSFFGYMLFLFIVWKLFVFFQSF
- a CDS encoding DUF2515 family protein, coding for MKISWSNNKKITKQSYIKIKEELQKKNKNKPSSFPEHNLTYGERKLLKDIKKTTQKWNINNVTRTQAYFDFFLQYPEIHWALLGHMVSRNGGWYMTDLKGDLLTRLLSEKEQENFFLFLERGNWLIFQDVYPQFLLYRHSKNVNKNLFYLLPYLDVSIFMETIWNYFWQYGDCSLLAIATVINEQSYLEKRVIKHPHFKKTVLNTIGFKLYDFLRFNHIIFPFYKNTTTDKPELIGDTLYQFSSLHERILLGKRLYSLLFQQTPTILKSVLLWANRHPHTGSRKDYWDHLFHHVNEMLPGHHYRRRTKECQLLKGAPRIYSPPLQFAWKNIDHPEAEKGDWFDDWRIINYLVEDEKFAGGDINDNYCKTIEKIETTIIAKKAIFLKREE
- the shc gene encoding squalene--hopene cyclase, which encodes MNQLEAEVNRLVNILISEQNLDGSWSYPFETGISTDCYMIILLRTLEINDEDFIYELVRRILNKQEKNGSWKLFYDEEKGNISATVEAYYALLYSGYLTKSDPGMRGAKKFILKNGGLNEINMFTKVMLALTGQYKWPSYFPMPVELLLLPTSFPVNFFDFSVYARVNLLPILIAADYTFSIKTARTPDLSNLFLNRNVDGWERELHDLRSFLSPIQQGINRLIGYPNELHQLALERAEQYMLQRIEADGTFYSYFSSTFLMIFALMARGYAKQHPVIKKAVQGLKSYQTSINNYTHIQFTTANVWNTALISYGLQEAEISSSSETIQKANQYLLSRQHFLYGDWAVHNQNVLPGGWGFSDINTINPDIDDTTASLRSLQSLIINEPIYYQTWDRAVHWLLSMQNNDGGWPAFEKNVNKSILQWLPVEGGGKMILDPSTADLTGRTLEFLGNFTHADHYYPFVKKGVDWLFQDQKKDGSWYGRWGICYIYGTWAAITGLIAVNVRKDHPSIQKAVKWLYNIQNKDGGWGESCKSDAEKRYVPLQESTRTHTAWALDALLAAEKEETPGIKQGIHFLLETSEKNNWTTTYPKGQGLPGGFYIHYHSYEHLFPLIALSHYQKKFNPELFK
- a CDS encoding DUF1657 domain-containing protein; the encoded protein is MTVASDLKTTVANLKSAQASLESFALATENEQAKQMFQNAAQQTQQLVDTVSPRVQQIEQEEPQYKQ
- a CDS encoding YhcN/YlaJ family sporulation lipoprotein; protein product: MKTLNFLLLIILVLSFGSGCTENQDQLSDNGEPTKINTTKPKDQSLSNQVKEFVIEKDEITDVKAVNTENELLLAIKVGQFERFQIKSIEEEVKSDLEKKYPNKTVDVSIDQKIIWELGALEDKLQKDEIKVKELKEDIKRIKDLMKEKT